Part of the Quercus lobata isolate SW786 chromosome 6, ValleyOak3.0 Primary Assembly, whole genome shotgun sequence genome, gtcatgttaatttggCGGAGTTGtagcaaaattttagtcttgttaattttgtccttatcaaaatatgtaaaacgattttttttttttttttaattatagacaTGTCAcatgagttttgagaaaatTAGGAGAAAGTGTttgtcattaaatttttttttcttttgagtaatATTGGGAttatatttttcacaaactAAAGCCAAGAGTTATATAGCTTAGTAATATACTACTCTCTTTTATCATGAGAATCAAGTTTGAGTTCCATTTTTGTTatactatcaaattatatatatatatatatatatatataaatttcataattctttcaTATCTATTTATAAGGTTTAGTAGGATTAAAGTGGCATCAATAGGTGGATTATAAAAGTTAAATACTATAAGTGgtataaaatatttctattcattttacataaatttattaAGTACCAAATTGTGAAAGATATTGTGTCTAGAAATtcagggggtgtttggtttagGCAAAaccatcactcaaaactcaatttccataattcaattctcaaaatttgtgaaccctttattttgttgaaactgaaatttttttctaaaagtactgtagataaaagtaaaagttagcttaAATAGTTCAGTAGGACttatgaataataccaaaaggtacaataaaatccataaatagtaacataaataaactaaatagtaaaataagttgacctTTTAACTTAGAGCGAAACGTACATATAGTTTTGTTCCCATAACTATTTTTTCATcgctcaaaactcaaaaaactgAGTTGTGAgggataaaaattgaaaataagtttttgatgtttttgagTAATGAATTATGAATTATGTGAGACCCAACTCAATGTTAAGTTCACgtcaagaaaaattatttaatattctgagagtacctaataattatTCCCATGTCAAAGCAAAcacaatcttttttcttttcgttttttctttttttctttctttcttcagtttgtacacttcttcttttttttctttttcttttttttctttctttctttctccttcaCTCATatttctttgctctcagctttttatctttcttttctcacctttttttttttctttcttacaacTCCGATTAGGGTTGTGAATTTcatttgtgggttttatttctttctttatttcgaGTTTGTGGATTTTACGAGGTAATTTGTTGTGGTGTTGATGGTGTGAGTGAATctgttttgggtaataaaaattgaaaacaagtttttgatACTTTTGAGTAATGAATTATGAATAATGTAGGACCCAACTCAATGTCAAGTCCACGTCAAAGCCGacactctctttcttctttcctttctttctttcttcagtTTGTacacttcttcttctccttcacccagatttctttgctctcagctttttatctttcttttctcaccttttttttttctttcttacgACTCCGATTAGGGTTGTGATTTGcatttgtgggttttatttctttctttatttagaGTTTGTGGGTTTTATGGAGTAATTTGTTGTGGTGTTGAAGGTGTTGGTGGTAAGAGTGAATCTGCTATGgtggatgggtttgatttttttgtgatttgtgaggTGTGGATGGAAAACAACGGTGGTAGCTAGGTTGGGTTTTTAAGGGTTTTGATAGGTTGATTTGTGGTTTGCTGGTGGTGGTAGGAGGCGGGGAATTTTTAAGTTGGCTGCTAGCCTCTGGGTTTGGCCTCTTCTATTCCTAGAGGGTTGTCTCAACTCTTAGTTGGAGAAAGAATGTTTGCAGGTAAGGGAAGACCGTTCGGACCCAAGCAGATGTGTGGGCTCCATCTTTTTGAGttaaaagatgaatttttaaGGATATCTTTTAGATACggtttattattaaaaattaaaaatacaaaaaaaaagagcacgTCTGCTGTTTTTCAGTGCAATCAAAACATACACAAAGTTGAAATCTGAAGCCAAATTTTTTAGCCAAATGGGCGGGCTCCATCATCTTGAGTTAGAAGATTAATTTTAAGCTGAAAACTGAAGCCAAATGAGATTAAgttaagataataataataaaaaatagagaatagaaTATGAGATGAAGTAGAGTTTTAAATTACAAGAACTGAATAATGAGTTATGAAATCTGACTTTTGAGTGATGCTTCAATCTAATCAGGTGaattgatttgaattttgtttttggtgttttttctATAAGAAAACATGTTTATTGTACCTGTATGAAGTCGCCAATGTTGACAGTCAATGCTCCAGGGATGGGCTCCACATCCACCCACTCGTCGCCATGCTTGACTTGCAACCCTCCCACCTGGTTCTGCAACAACACAGTCAGCCCTGAATCTGTGTGAGATGTGATTCCCACCGTCAGATCCGGCTGTGGACAGTAGGGATAGCAGTGTCCCACAACCAACTTGCCCTCCAAAAACCCCAAACCCTTAAACCTCTCTGCCTCCACACCCAACCCTTCAGACAGTAACTCCAACAAAGCCTCAGCCACCTTTGTTGAATACGATTCCCACGCAACTATTTCTTTCCTACAAAGCTCAGGAATATCCTCCTCCTTTGCACGCCTTGTCTCTGGGGCCATCCAAATCGTGAGAGAGTCATGCCAGCTAGCAGCTTTGGCTCGGTACAAGTCATTGTTGCTCGAGTACATAACCCCTTGCCTCTCCTTTTCACGGTTATAGAGTTTGGACTTGACCTCATGGGGTTGGTCATGGAAAGCTTTGATTGCATTTATGGTTTCGTCTAGGACTGATTTGGGAATCCCATGATTGATAACTTGGAAGAAGCCCCATGTGGAAGTGGCATCTCTCATTTGTTCCACAAGTTGGTGTCGTTCAGTGGGGGAGTTGAAGTGGGAAAGATCGATTAAAGGGATGGTTTTTTTGGTGCCAGTTTGAGAGTTGGGTTTTTTGAGGTCAGAGAGAGCCTCAGGTGAATGAATGAACATACGGGGTATTGAGGTGATGCCAGATTCAGCGAGGCCCTTGACACCAATCTTGGATTCGTCGAATTCCTTAACCTCTTTCATACGGTCATAGGTGGGAGTAGCATGATCAGCAGCAGCTGCCATGATATGCTCAATGAAGTGTGTGTATGGTTCTGGTTGTGGTTGAATGACTGTGCTTGAGCAAGGCTACGGACACAGATTTTTATGGACTGCAGTTACTTGCTTGGTGtcgtttataaaaataaaatactattattGTCCTTGTAGTGTGGAAATCCGGGTGCAGTTAATGCATATCCCTCTTCTCTAGTGCCCACTGACCACTGAGCCGTAAGATATGGACACTTATCCAGTTTTAAATATGTGTCCGCAATCTAACGTTCAtcccttttaaccaaaaaaaaaaagaaaagaaaagaataataaataaaaagttgacGTTCACATGACAGATTGTCAATAGTACGTAAAAAACAGTAATTGCCTCATTGAAAATCGGTGATAGCTTGCCATAAATATGTTGACAAGTCTTCGCCTATCACTTGTTAAATCCCGTCCACATGTTGTTTTATATATGTAACtttttgtatgaatttttttattttattttttatctaatcGGATGgaaaaaaaggttgaaaaagAACGTGCATGATTCATATATAATTGCAGTTAATAATTTGTTGGTGTcggtatataatatatttgacATTAATTAATGTGATCAATTATTAGTTATAAGTCAAAaagtaatattatatatgtgctAATATAAAAATCACCAGTAACTTGCCATATATTAACAAGTCTTTAACTATCACATGTTAAACCTCATCTCCTCtttattgtttttaactttttatatccAATCTAataaaagatacaaaaagtTCCACATgtaacatgtttttttattttttatttttattttattattatataaaacatAGGCTCTCATAGTAGCTCGATGGTTTGAATTGGGTTCTAGGGCtggtgagatatatatatatatatatatatatatgatgataacAAAATCGTTAGTTGGATCCCTCGTCCAATCCGGAGTATTAGACGATCTTGTAGGACCTGCAAAATAAATGAGAGATTGATCGGAGAGATCATCGGGTTGTGCTCGGTGGGAGAgtctccgatgcttaagttagtatcaACCCATATCTTTCGTATATAGATAGTGTTTTTGTAGTAGTTTTTGACGTACCTTAGTTAGTGAGACTAattgt contains:
- the LOC115950699 gene encoding 1-aminocyclopropane-1-carboxylate oxidase homolog 4-like, with translation MAAAADHATPTYDRMKEVKEFDESKIGVKGLAESGITSIPRMFIHSPEALSDLKKPNSQTGTKKTIPLIDLSHFNSPTERHQLVEQMRDATSTWGFFQVINHGIPKSVLDETINAIKAFHDQPHEVKSKLYNREKERQGVMYSSNNDLYRAKAASWHDSLTIWMAPETRRAKEEDIPELCRKEIVAWESYSTKVAEALLELLSEGLGVEAERFKGLGFLEGKLVVGHCYPYCPQPDLTVGITSHTDSGLTVLLQNQVGGLQVKHGDEWVDVEPIPGALTVNIGDFIQIISNDNYVSVEHRVLAKASKEPRISVVAFFNVGTQADSDYFGPLPELLSPNKPALYRKFTVPEFTESFFSKGLDSKSFIQKVRL